The proteins below come from a single Argentina anserina chromosome 1, drPotAnse1.1, whole genome shotgun sequence genomic window:
- the LOC126796921 gene encoding aspartic proteinase PCS1-like, with protein sequence MASFFLFLFFCSLFPVSLSATAHLSLSFPLFTPQSRPPSTTATNSLHDSLISRPNNKGGAPSYNYKLPFKYSMAPIVSLPIGTPPQTQQMVLDTGSQLSWIQCHKKKPVVRPTPPATMFDPSLSSTFSNLPCSHPICKPRVPDFTLPTTCDQNRLCHYSYFYADGTLAEGNLVREKFSFSRATSTPPLTLGCAQDSSDTKGILGMNLGRLSFPSQAKITKFSYCIPSRPVLTGTFYLGNNPNSPTFQYVDLLTFDQSQRMPNLDPLAYTVAMLGVRLGGKRLNIPPSVFRPDAGGSGQTMVDSGSELTYFVDEAYNKVKEEIVRLVGPKLKKGYTYGNVADMCFDSNIGTVIGDMVLEFDKGAEIMIPKEQILHNVEGEVWCVAIGRSDMIGAASNIIGNVHQRNHWVEFDLANRRVGFGKADCSRSV encoded by the coding sequence atggcttccttcttcttgttcttgttcttctgcTCCCTTTTCCCTGTCTCTCTCTCCGCCACTGCCCATCTCTCCCTTTCTTTCCCTCTGTTCACTCCACAATCTCGACCCCCAAGCACCACTGCGACCAACTCTCTCCATGACTCTCTCATTTCTAGACCCAACAACAAAGGTGGCGCGCCCTCCTACAACTACAAGCTTCCGTTCAAGTACTCCATGGCTCCCATCGTCTCCCTCCCCATAGGAACACCTCCCCAGACGCAGCAGATGGTTCTCGACACCGGAAGTCAGCTTTCCTGGATTCAGTGCCACAAGAAGAAGCCCGTCGTCCGGCCTACTCCTCCGGCAACCATGTTCgacccttctctctcctccaCCTTCTCCAACCTCCCTTGCAGCCACCCCATCTGCAAGCCCCGAGTTCCCGACTTCACCCTCCCCACCACCTGCGACCAGAACCGCCTCTGCCACTACTCCTACTTCTACGCCGACGGCACCCTCGCTGAGGGCAATCTCGTCAGAGAAAAATTCAGCTTCTCCAGGGCCACCAGCACCCCGCCTCTCACTCTCGGCTGCGCCCAGGACTCCAGTGACACCAAGGGCATTTTGGGCATGAACCTTGGCCGCTTGTCCTTTCCTTCCCAAGCCAAAATTACCAAATTCTCCTACTGCATACCCTCCCGACCGGTTCTAACCGGCACTTTTTACCTCGGTAATAACCCCAATTCCCCTACTTTTCAATACGTTGACCTGTTGACTTTTGATCAAAGTCAACGCATGCCGAATTTAGACCCTCTGGCCTACACAGTGGCGATGCTTGGGGTGAGACTAGGCGGCAAGAGGTTGAACATTCCGCCTTCAGTGTTCCGGCCCGACGCGGGAGGGTCGGGTCAGACCATGGTCGACTCCGGATCCGAGTTGACTTATTTTGTGGACGAAGCATACAACAAAGTGAAAGAAGAGATTGTGAGATTGGTGGGGCCAAAGTTGAAGAAGGGTTACACGTACGGTAACGTCGCCGATATGTGTTTCGATAGTAACATCGGAACAGTGATAGGTGACATGGTGTTAGAGTTTGATAAAGGAGCCGAGATTATGATACCAAAAGAGCAAATTCTACACAATGTGGAAGGCGAAGTGTGGTGCGTGGCGATCGGGCGTTCTGACATGATCGGCGCGGCGAGTAACATAATCGGCAACGTTCATCAACGGAATCATTGGGTAGAGTTTGATTTGGCAAATCGTAGAGTTGGGTTTGGCAAGGCGGATTGTAGCAGATCGGTGTGA